The Faecalibacter sp. LW9 genome has a segment encoding these proteins:
- a CDS encoding dicarboxylate/amino acid:cation symporter, translating into MHKLKDNLLLQVIIAISSGTVLGLIIPESIGRIFATFNDFFSELLNFLIPLIIIGLIVPSIGRLGQTAGKLLLTTLSIAYGSTIMAGLLGYGSAVSLFPSLLENQTGKISLAENGKELLPYFSIEFPPFFDVMPALIFSFLFGIGLSKLKNSVFEKFADDFESIITFLIQTVIIPLLPLFIFGIFLNMTYSGQVMVILNVFLKIIGVIFVMHVLLLAIQFITAGVIAKKNPLGLIKNMMPAYFTALGTQSSAATIPVTLEQTKKNGVDPEIASFAVPLCATIHLSGSMIKIVMCCIALMMIQNMPFDFIQFLGFIMMLGVAMVAAPGVPGGAIMAAIGIIASMLGFSAENQALMIALYIAMDSFGTAGNVTGDGAIAVILNRFFGNKA; encoded by the coding sequence ATGCATAAATTAAAAGACAATTTACTTTTACAAGTAATCATTGCCATATCATCAGGTACTGTTTTAGGTTTAATTATTCCTGAATCTATTGGTCGAATTTTCGCTACATTTAATGACTTTTTTAGTGAATTATTGAATTTCTTAATTCCATTAATTATCATTGGGTTAATAGTTCCATCCATTGGTCGATTAGGACAAACAGCTGGTAAATTATTATTAACCACCTTATCGATCGCTTATGGCTCAACCATAATGGCTGGATTATTAGGTTATGGTTCTGCAGTATCATTATTTCCATCTTTATTAGAAAATCAAACAGGAAAAATTTCATTGGCGGAAAATGGTAAGGAGCTTTTACCCTATTTTTCGATTGAATTTCCTCCATTTTTTGATGTGATGCCGGCATTGATCTTTTCATTTTTGTTCGGAATCGGATTATCAAAATTGAAAAATTCAGTTTTTGAGAAATTTGCTGATGATTTTGAATCCATCATCACGTTCTTAATCCAAACAGTAATTATTCCACTTTTACCTTTATTTATCTTCGGGATATTTTTAAACATGACTTATTCAGGTCAAGTCATGGTCATCCTAAATGTATTTTTAAAGATTATTGGAGTCATTTTCGTGATGCACGTTTTATTACTAGCTATTCAATTTATTACAGCGGGTGTTATTGCAAAGAAAAATCCATTGGGATTGATCAAAAACATGATGCCAGCATATTTTACAGCTTTAGGAACACAATCTTCTGCAGCTACAATTCCAGTGACTTTAGAACAAACGAAGAAAAATGGTGTAGATCCAGAAATCGCTAGCTTTGCTGTCCCTTTATGCGCAACAATCCATCTATCTGGATCAATGATTAAGATTGTTATGTGTTGTATTGCTTTAATGATGATTCAAAACATGCCGTTTGATTTTATTCAATTTTTAGGATTTATTATGATGTTAGGTGTTGCAATGGTTGCTGCTCCAGGAGTACCTGGAGGTGCTATTATGGCAGCTATAGGAATTATTGCATCGATGTTAGGATTTAGTGCCGAAAATCAAGCCTTAATGATAGCCCTTTATATTGCGATGGATAGTTTTGGTACCGCAGGAAATGTAACGGGAGATGGAGCAATTGCTGTTATCTTAAATCGTTTTTTTGGTAATAAAGCTTAA
- a CDS encoding LysM peptidoglycan-binding domain-containing protein — protein MKKIVSLLLFIGSTVLFAQQKSHKVEAKETVYGIAKKYGVTQDALYKANPSIEKNGLQIGDIIVIPGVKDDKPAPLAESKTPVNYEDEQYIYHTIQAKESIFQLTKKYDISETTLRSLNPKQLESGLKVGDVLRIPKKQKSDSSNQPVVSLPSGKHMVEKGETLYSLSKKYNVSVDDFYAENPQLQTEGLKEGFVIVIPKKSGRAVIEDQTINYTVQSGDTAYNIIQRYNTTLDELIALNPDVINGLKSGMVLKLPLQKNAKIIKYAEPGKVKRVNDNEINIVLMLPFNAENSVGLKNNQAMQFFTGAKVALNRLSKSGKNINVKVIDTKNESDVQSILATHDLSKTDAIIGPIKSGAVVEVADFLKGSGIGIISPFANTEELNNYENLFVANPREEVLADQIIDEIKKSYAGEQVYLLTDNDHQDLSEYTKKALEKQLKANVVIVKEANKIIQPNDKVGDVDYFTPIIAVMVGDNDALGKQYLERMKTFNKDYVKGFGIKSVDVYDIYNSENAKNIDAFREFGFVYSTSYIMNTRNDETISILKDFKDVYCNIPTRAEQLGYDVVYDIVDRMNSKGDFLNNVTAENTRLSYKFAYKRIGNTKAYANDSARLIRLPKK, from the coding sequence ATGAAAAAAATAGTCTCATTATTACTTTTTATTGGTTCTACTGTTTTATTTGCTCAACAAAAATCACATAAAGTTGAAGCCAAAGAAACAGTTTATGGAATTGCAAAAAAGTATGGTGTTACACAAGATGCATTATACAAAGCCAATCCTTCCATCGAAAAAAACGGGTTACAAATTGGTGATATCATTGTAATTCCGGGCGTTAAAGATGATAAACCTGCTCCTTTAGCAGAATCAAAAACTCCTGTGAATTATGAAGATGAACAATACATCTACCACACAATACAAGCCAAAGAAAGTATTTTTCAACTAACGAAAAAATATGATATTTCTGAAACAACCTTGCGTTCATTAAACCCAAAACAATTGGAAAGTGGACTTAAAGTTGGTGATGTATTGCGTATTCCTAAAAAACAAAAATCGGATTCTTCGAATCAACCAGTTGTATCTTTACCATCAGGTAAACACATGGTTGAAAAAGGAGAGACTTTATATAGCTTATCGAAGAAATATAATGTTTCGGTGGATGATTTTTATGCTGAAAATCCTCAATTACAGACTGAAGGTTTAAAAGAAGGATTTGTTATCGTTATTCCTAAAAAATCAGGTCGTGCAGTGATCGAAGATCAAACGATTAATTATACTGTTCAATCAGGAGATACAGCCTATAATATTATCCAACGTTATAATACGACTTTAGATGAATTAATTGCACTAAATCCTGATGTGATTAATGGTCTTAAAAGTGGAATGGTCTTAAAATTACCATTGCAAAAAAATGCAAAAATCATCAAATATGCTGAACCTGGAAAGGTAAAACGTGTTAATGATAATGAAATTAACATTGTATTGATGTTACCTTTCAACGCGGAAAATTCTGTTGGCTTAAAAAATAATCAAGCCATGCAATTTTTCACTGGAGCAAAAGTGGCTTTAAATCGCTTATCTAAATCAGGGAAAAATATCAACGTAAAAGTAATTGATACAAAGAACGAAAGTGATGTTCAATCCATTTTAGCTACTCATGACTTATCAAAAACGGATGCGATTATTGGTCCAATTAAATCGGGTGCTGTGGTAGAAGTTGCTGATTTCTTGAAAGGTTCAGGCATTGGAATTATTTCTCCTTTTGCGAATACAGAAGAGCTAAATAATTACGAAAACTTATTTGTTGCTAATCCTCGTGAGGAAGTTTTAGCTGATCAAATCATTGATGAGATAAAAAAATCATATGCTGGTGAACAAGTGTATTTATTAACGGATAATGATCACCAAGATTTATCGGAATACACCAAAAAGGCTTTAGAAAAACAACTAAAGGCAAATGTAGTAATCGTAAAAGAAGCCAATAAAATTATTCAACCTAATGATAAAGTAGGTGATGTTGATTACTTTACTCCTATTATTGCAGTAATGGTTGGTGACAATGACGCTTTAGGAAAACAATATCTAGAACGTATGAAGACGTTTAATAAAGATTATGTCAAAGGATTTGGAATTAAATCAGTAGATGTATACGATATTTATAACTCTGAAAATGCAAAAAATATTGATGCTTTCCGTGAATTTGGCTTTGTTTATAGTACATCTTATATCATGAATACGCGTAATGATGAAACCATTAGTATTTTAAAAGATTTTAAAGATGTGTATTGCAACATTCCAACACGTGCTGAGCAGTTAGGATATGATGTGGTTTATGACATAGTTGATCGTATGAACAGCAAAGGGGACTTTTTAAACAATGTGACTGCAGAAAACACGCGTTTATCTTATAAATTTGCATACAAACGAATCGGAAATACAAAGGCTTATGCCAATGATTCTGCACGTTTAATCCGTTTACCTAAAAAATAA
- the bshC gene encoding bacillithiol biosynthesis cysteine-adding enzyme BshC has translation MKTVSLKDSNYFSSLMLDYIHQKEEVKPFYHRFPSKSSYIEQAEDKLKYYTHRETLVKQLTQQLQGLSLSKKQIKNLELLKKENTVTITTGHQLNLFTGPIFFFYKILQVIKQCKELNKSQDQYHYVPIFWMATEDHDFDEINHFRSGDRIVHWEKDHGGPVGQLSTEGLREVFNSYLAILPQGKKKEQLNELIEASYFSADTLTQATRQLVHLLFKDYGLLMIDGDDATLKRLMIPTFEQEILEEKSFQWVNSSASALEQLGYKIQVNPREINLFYIAEPNSRERIVFENEKFYVLNTTIQFTKDEIIQVLHQHPERFSPNVILRPLYQETILPNVAYIGGGGEIAYWFELKEMFKGYGIPFPLLVLRNSMLIRTKKQWEKQLALNLRDEDLFRSSRSIVKEEINENSELVHELPKLKEELEAIFKSLELISEKTNLSFANMVQAQRTKQLNGFEKLEKRLIKAELKKNSEIHQRIENLLKELSQEKGLQERVRHFADFDYVDISTFIESVYQAIQPFEFNFIINTLAEDI, from the coding sequence ATGAAAACTGTCAGTTTAAAAGACTCGAATTATTTTTCTTCGTTAATGTTGGATTATATCCATCAAAAAGAAGAAGTGAAACCTTTTTACCATCGTTTTCCTTCCAAGTCTTCCTATATTGAACAAGCTGAGGATAAATTAAAATATTATACCCATCGTGAAACTCTTGTAAAACAATTAACACAACAATTACAAGGTCTATCACTTTCGAAAAAACAAATCAAAAATCTTGAATTACTGAAGAAAGAGAATACCGTAACCATTACGACTGGTCATCAGTTGAATTTATTTACGGGACCGATTTTCTTTTTTTATAAAATTCTTCAAGTCATTAAACAGTGTAAGGAATTAAATAAATCGCAAGATCAATACCATTATGTTCCTATTTTTTGGATGGCAACAGAAGATCATGATTTTGATGAAATCAATCATTTCCGCTCAGGAGATCGCATTGTTCATTGGGAAAAAGATCATGGCGGACCTGTAGGTCAATTATCTACTGAAGGACTACGCGAAGTTTTTAATTCCTATTTGGCTATTTTGCCTCAAGGAAAGAAAAAGGAACAATTAAATGAATTAATTGAAGCTTCATATTTCTCAGCAGACACTTTAACTCAAGCCACACGACAATTGGTTCATTTGTTATTTAAAGATTATGGACTATTAATGATTGATGGTGATGATGCAACGTTAAAACGATTGATGATTCCGACTTTCGAACAAGAAATTTTAGAAGAAAAATCTTTTCAATGGGTTAATTCATCAGCTTCAGCGTTAGAGCAATTGGGGTATAAAATTCAAGTAAATCCAAGAGAAATTAATTTATTTTATATCGCAGAGCCTAACTCGAGAGAACGTATTGTTTTTGAAAATGAGAAATTTTATGTTCTTAATACGACCATTCAATTTACCAAAGATGAAATAATCCAAGTACTTCATCAACATCCGGAACGTTTTAGTCCCAATGTTATTTTACGTCCATTGTATCAAGAAACCATTTTACCAAATGTAGCCTATATTGGCGGTGGAGGCGAAATTGCGTATTGGTTTGAATTAAAAGAAATGTTTAAAGGATATGGGATTCCATTCCCATTATTGGTTCTTAGAAACTCCATGTTAATTCGAACAAAAAAACAATGGGAGAAACAATTGGCGTTAAATTTGAGAGATGAGGATTTGTTCCGCTCAAGTCGTTCGATTGTAAAAGAAGAGATCAATGAAAATTCTGAACTAGTTCATGAACTTCCAAAATTGAAAGAGGAGCTTGAAGCTATTTTTAAATCATTAGAGCTTATTTCAGAAAAAACTAATCTTTCCTTTGCTAATATGGTACAGGCTCAGCGAACAAAACAATTGAATGGATTTGAAAAATTAGAAAAACGATTAATCAAAGCAGAATTAAAGAAAAATAGTGAAATACATCAACGGATAGAAAATCTTTTAAAAGAATTATCGCAAGAAAAAGGTTTACAAGAACGTGTCCGTCACTTTGCTGATTTTGATTATGTGGATATTTCAACATTTATCGAATCTGTTTATCAAGCGATACAACCTTTCGAATTTAACTTTATCATAAATACATTAGCTGAAGATATTTAA
- a CDS encoding glycerophosphodiester phosphodiesterase family protein has product MRSKYLKFNHLYLTLLAIALIWSCTPSHQSKKNEQVLNQNEFDFNYSSKEKNLVSAHRGGSGIENYPENCIETMNYLFEQGIQIFEIDVAKTKDHQLILMHDNSLQRTSTGRQDVNQITLDRIKEYFLVDDFGNQTSYKIPTFTEALQWGKSKPIYFMVDIKKDVDYRQLIEEIRTHQMEKQVVLVSYSVQQAKKLHQLAPEMLLSVSMRNEREFNDMMQSGIPPHQMVAFTGTRRSSDELYRKIHHQNIMVILGTLGNIDKSAAARGNNIYQELEQQGVDIFATDRALEVYHTINKN; this is encoded by the coding sequence ATGAGGAGTAAATATTTAAAATTTAATCATTTATACTTAACCTTATTGGCCATTGCATTGATTTGGAGTTGTACCCCTTCTCATCAATCCAAAAAGAATGAGCAAGTTTTAAACCAAAATGAATTTGATTTCAATTATTCCTCAAAAGAAAAAAATTTAGTCAGTGCACACCGTGGTGGAAGTGGAATTGAAAATTATCCTGAAAATTGCATTGAAACCATGAATTATTTGTTTGAACAAGGCATTCAGATTTTTGAAATTGATGTAGCTAAAACGAAGGATCACCAACTCATCTTAATGCATGACAATAGTTTGCAGCGAACTTCTACTGGCCGACAAGATGTGAACCAAATTACCTTAGATCGCATAAAGGAATACTTTTTGGTAGATGATTTCGGTAATCAAACTTCTTATAAAATACCAACATTTACAGAGGCATTACAATGGGGAAAATCAAAACCTATTTACTTTATGGTTGATATTAAAAAAGATGTGGATTATCGTCAATTGATTGAAGAAATACGAACTCATCAAATGGAAAAGCAAGTTGTATTAGTTTCTTATTCTGTACAGCAAGCTAAAAAGCTACATCAGCTTGCTCCAGAGATGTTGTTATCAGTTTCGATGCGAAATGAACGAGAGTTTAATGATATGATGCAAAGTGGAATCCCTCCGCATCAGATGGTAGCATTTACAGGTACACGTCGATCATCAGATGAATTATACCGTAAAATTCATCATCAAAACATCATGGTTATTTTAGGAACCTTAGGAAATATTGATAAAAGTGCTGCTGCACGAGGAAATAACATATATCAAGAATTAGAACAGCAAGGTGTTGATATATTTGCAACTGATCGTGCATTAGAAGTATATCACACAATAAATAAAAATTAA
- a CDS encoding IS1182 family transposase, whose amino-acid sequence MYTSSKIVFKDYNPKENLLFPPNLSELIEEKHPVRVISNIIDGLAIKNLINSYKPYGTSSYHPKMLLKVLIYGYLSNIYSSRKLEQALKENIHFMWLSGMNRPDHNTINRFRSERLKGKLKSIFTQIVLLLEKEGIVSLTTTFVDGTKIEANANRYTFVWGRAIKKPKARISEQLEDLWNYAESVAKEELQNTENIEFKEIDSEKVTQTIDKINEVLKDKKIPSKIRQKLNYGKKNWSKNLEKYKKQEEILQQRNSYSKTDTDATFMRMKEDHMKNGQLKPAYNLQISTNKQYILHYSIHHNPTDTKTLKPHLAGFEQHYHRTPKELVADAGYGSEENYNLLKSKKIKPYVKYNYFRKDQKSGQITSSESNPKLAKIREKAYKLLNTVRGIKLRKQRCHDVEPVFAEIKHNKNFKRFMLRGVDKVEIEVGLLAIAHNLKKMAKIT is encoded by the coding sequence GTGTATACTAGTTCGAAAATAGTCTTTAAAGATTACAATCCCAAAGAAAATTTGCTTTTTCCTCCAAATTTATCGGAGTTGATAGAAGAAAAGCATCCTGTTAGAGTTATTTCCAATATAATAGATGGTTTAGCAATTAAAAATCTTATTAATAGCTATAAACCATATGGAACATCATCTTATCACCCAAAAATGCTTCTGAAAGTGTTGATTTATGGCTACCTAAGTAATATTTATTCAAGCCGTAAATTAGAACAAGCACTGAAAGAAAATATTCATTTTATGTGGCTTTCTGGAATGAATCGTCCTGACCATAATACGATAAATCGCTTTCGTAGCGAGCGATTAAAAGGTAAACTGAAATCTATATTCACTCAAATAGTCTTGCTTTTAGAAAAAGAAGGAATCGTTAGTTTAACAACCACTTTTGTTGATGGGACTAAGATTGAGGCAAACGCTAATCGCTATACATTCGTTTGGGGAAGAGCGATTAAAAAACCCAAAGCTAGAATTTCTGAGCAGTTAGAAGACTTATGGAATTACGCAGAAAGTGTAGCAAAAGAAGAGCTTCAAAACACAGAAAATATTGAATTTAAAGAAATCGATTCTGAAAAAGTCACACAAACAATTGATAAGATAAATGAAGTTTTGAAAGATAAAAAAATCCCATCAAAGATTCGTCAAAAGCTCAATTATGGAAAGAAAAATTGGTCTAAGAATTTAGAAAAATACAAAAAACAAGAAGAGATTTTACAACAAAGAAATTCTTACTCTAAGACCGATACAGATGCTACATTTATGAGAATGAAAGAAGATCATATGAAAAATGGTCAGCTAAAACCCGCTTATAATCTGCAAATCTCCACGAATAAACAGTATATTTTACATTATTCTATTCACCATAATCCAACCGATACAAAAACTCTAAAACCTCATTTAGCAGGTTTTGAGCAGCATTACCATAGAACTCCAAAAGAGCTTGTAGCCGATGCGGGCTATGGCTCAGAAGAAAATTATAACTTGCTTAAATCAAAAAAGATAAAACCTTACGTAAAATACAATTACTTCAGAAAAGATCAAAAATCAGGACAAATTACTTCTTCAGAGAGCAATCCCAAACTGGCTAAAATAAGAGAAAAAGCATATAAACTTCTCAATACAGTGAGAGGTATCAAACTCAGAAAACAAAGATGTCACGATGTTGAACCAGTTTTTGCCGAAATAAAACACAACAAAAACTTTAAACGATTTATGTTAAGAGGAGTTGATAAAGTCGAAATTGAAGTCGGCTTACTTGCTATTGCTCATAACTTAAAGAAAATGGCGAAAATCACCTGA
- a CDS encoding mannose-1-phosphate guanylyltransferase, whose translation MNPNNHYAVILVSGTGVRLWLMSTIKKPKQFLDLLGIGKTLIQTTYHRLKKVVPEQNILVITTKEYVPIVKEQIPGLLDENIIIEPRIMNTAACNLLAAKIIQQKNPEGKMIIAPSDHLIYDADDFTKNIELAFKYADEEHLILLGVEPTRPDTNLSYVQIIHDEQAVKKVKTFVDKPDEDFAQSFIESGDFLWNTGILIWSAKAIIEAFEKHKPMMVEIINRYFNQENQNLETLKPVYTTLDVISINHAILEKANNVYVIPTQIGWNDMGTWKAINDFTPGDEKGNNIRCKHFRGYNTENTFVHTTQDKAIIIDGLKGYVVIDSNNGLIICPKENVKDIRTYVSDLKLNRGEKYC comes from the coding sequence ATGAACCCAAATAACCACTATGCAGTTATTTTGGTAAGTGGTACAGGTGTACGCTTATGGCTAATGAGTACCATTAAAAAACCAAAACAATTCCTCGACCTATTAGGTATCGGTAAAACCTTAATTCAAACCACATATCATCGATTAAAAAAAGTTGTTCCTGAACAAAATATTTTAGTAATTACAACGAAAGAATATGTACCCATTGTAAAAGAACAAATCCCTGGTCTACTCGATGAAAATATTATAATCGAACCTCGAATAATGAATACAGCTGCATGTAATTTATTGGCTGCTAAAATTATTCAGCAAAAGAATCCAGAAGGTAAAATGATTATCGCTCCATCTGATCATTTGATTTATGATGCCGATGATTTTACAAAAAATATCGAATTAGCATTTAAATATGCCGATGAGGAACATTTGATTTTATTAGGCGTAGAACCGACGCGTCCAGATACTAATTTGAGTTATGTTCAAATTATACATGATGAACAAGCGGTAAAGAAAGTAAAAACTTTTGTTGACAAACCCGACGAAGACTTTGCGCAATCCTTCATCGAAAGTGGAGATTTTTTATGGAATACTGGAATTTTAATTTGGTCTGCAAAAGCCATTATCGAAGCATTTGAAAAACACAAACCTATGATGGTAGAGATCATCAATCGATACTTTAACCAGGAAAATCAGAATTTAGAAACATTAAAACCTGTTTATACCACGTTAGATGTTATTTCGATTAATCATGCCATTTTAGAAAAAGCGAATAACGTTTATGTCATTCCAACACAAATCGGATGGAACGATATGGGGACATGGAAAGCAATTAATGATTTTACTCCAGGAGATGAAAAAGGAAATAATATCCGATGCAAACATTTTAGAGGATACAATACTGAAAATACCTTTGTGCATACCACACAAGACAAAGCCATTATTATAGATGGATTAAAAGGTTACGTAGTGATCGATTCCAATAATGGATTAATTATTTGTCCTAAAGAAAACGTAAAAGACATCCGAACATATGTCAGCGATTTGAAACTAAACAGAGGCGAAAAATATTGTTAA